The genomic region AAAGGCATCTGTCCCCAAAGCTGGAGGCAAACTAGGCCAGGGCTGCTGGAAATAGCAGCAGTGAATCCACAATACCTGCCACAGAACCTGGAAGTGAAGTTACAGTTACTGCCCTGGAACAGTAGTTACCTACATCAACCATTAATATTGtgtatttcttccattttaggGCATAATGGGCAGCATTAATTGATCACCGTATTAATGATAGTAACAGTGTCTAAGGCTGCCCTCATCTTAAGCTGCAGTCTTCCACAGCTTTAAGGgaatttcattcatttgaaTCAGGAAGATTTTAAAGTAACTATAAACTCCTGTCTAGGCATTTTAAAAGGTAACTTCTACACCTTCGGCTTAGCCATTATATATTCAGTATCATTGTTTCACAAACCTGTCTTTGACAGTACGATTCTTTGAGTTTCTTGAGGTGCGTTGTCATTTTCACCTTGAAGTGAATTTCACTGCTGTCctaagaacagaaaagaaaaaagttactcTTTCTAGTAACTACGTATTTTATCTATAGTCATTTTAAGACCTTCATTGAGGAAAACTTACATAAAGCTAGCACTGAACAGTTTAACCATTCATTACACAATTTTAACTATCCCTGGGCATACCTCAGTGGCTAAGTCATCCTAGAGGTTCATATTATGCACTGAATTAATTACTTTCACAGGAagttctattttaaaacaggtGGCATAACATAACCTGCAGCTCACTACAGACATCTTTGAATTTAAAAGTACTAAATACCATACTTGTTTCAGTCTGTGCTCCCATCTTTAACCAGCTGATACTCGTAGAAAATCCAAACCTACATATGCAGGGGAATTCTGCTTTAAGATTCCAAAAGACAAGTTAAAActtgcatttcaaatatatgTGAAACCTTGATCAATTACAGCAATTATCCAGAAGTTAGGATACAGGCTGACTTGGCAACATAATACTAACCTAAAACAAAATCTTAGGTTTCATTACTCCTTAGTCCTTTCTACCAGCTATAAAGTATGAATAACTACGTCTGTCAAAATGGCCACAGATAAAACAGATGACAAAAGGCTTTGCACAAAAATCTCGTGGGTCACATTTAGCTTTTGAACGTGTTCTTGTCATTGCTGATTAAACCAGCAAGAAGTTACTTTATGTTAGCCCTACTCTATGTCGTCTGTCTCCAGTCAACAGCCTAGCAACCACACCAGTATtctaacaaacaaaactgagtcGAATCAAATGATTTAGGGGTTCTTTGCAGAGAAGGAATTGCATTCAAGAAGTATCTGGACATCTACTCAAACAACTTCAATTCAGACTTCTGATTCACCACTTATTACCCACAAGCCTACCAACAGAATCTTCTTTCTATTCCTATCTAGGAGAGTTGACCTCACAGTTAGGGTACATGAACTCCAAAGACCTGAAACTAAGAGTATGCTAATACACATTGCCAGCAACTGGTAAATAGCTTTTTTTGGAGGTTGGAGGGGAAGATCAGCATTGGAGAACTGAAAGTATTAACTTCCATCTGTTCATTTCTATAACTCAGAAACTCACAGCATCTACCAAATGTCAGTTATGTAAACACTCACCTGCCCAATGACTTTGAGTTTAATGTATTCCCCCTCTTTCTTATCTCCTAAGTCCTCAGCTGAAGGCTttgcttcctgaaaaaaaaaaatcaaaaatctgTAATCAAAATCCAACACTTATTTTCATTGGACAATATGATGGCTGCTGTATTAAATTCAAATTATTCAAGGTACTTCCTGTGTGTGTGAAAATAGTAGCATACAATTATGATAGGCTGTCTGCACGCAAGAAgttaaaatggaagaaacacaaagaacatAAGAAGGATCATTTGAAAAGATAACATGCAGAAATTGGAAATATGATTTTATACTAACTCCTAATcaaacagtcagaaaaaaatagcaaacacACCAAGAGACTCAGATACTTGTCAAAAATGGACAGCACgagtaaacagaaaacacttaTGACACCGTATCAGCGTGAAGAGTGAACCGtgaaacatttttccatctAATCGCATCAACAGCAGTCACTGCTTTCAAAAGGATGGTGAGCTGCCTTTTCTCCTATGACAACAAGACATCAACTAATGGCATCCTTCTGGCATGTTTGTTACGAGATTAATTCTTAAATGTTAAAGTTGTACTTCTAAGAACTACAATGTTTTGATATCTTTCCAGGATAAGAATTAATTGTACAGGCAAGTTTGATTCAACAATTCAAGCACTAACGCTCTTCAACTTGGTTTAAGTGTTACGCTCTATAAGGCACGAATCAAGGACATCAAAGTTTTCATGTTCACTGTTGATAGATCAGACAAACCAAAAATCAGGCACTATTAACTGTATTCCTTGCCTGTCACTACATATTTTGGATGAGGCCTTTGGTTACATTCCATTACAACACAAAGGGATCTTACGCAGACACTGCCACAGATCCAGATGGTGCTTGATGAAAAACCTCCCAAGAAACAATGATATCCTGCTGATCGTATTTCAGATCTACCTTTGCTCATCATTCCATTGCTCATCACAGTAGACAAAATAAACAGAGTATGTACAAGTACCTAAAGCTTCTGTTTTCCTAAACTGGGGCTTTTTTGTTGAGTACGTAGAAATATCATGAACACCACCTGgcccgattttttttttttttttttaaatatccacCTGGCACAACCTGGACTGCTGGGACTGATGTATTACTCTTCCAGCTCAAACAAAGAATTGACCTCAAGCCTTCAAGAAACTAAACACTCGCTCTCAGGTCTCCAAGCAAGTAATTTTTGAAGCATTGAAGGAGTCTTCAGCAGTAAACAACAACCAGGCTCCCCAAAGTTTTCCCTTTCTATCATATCTGAACTCTAATCTTGTGGGACTATTTTAAGGAATAAAGATATGCTGGCTTCCAGTCCtgactcagaggaaaaaaaaaccaaacaaacaaaaaacaagaaccTGAGACCTGTTTTGATAACTTGCACAGACAGCATTTTTACATGCACAATTACTAACCTCAAGGAATCAGAAAGATTCAGATCTCTACTGATGCAAAGTATGTAACAAATTGTCTCCTGTTTTTTGCTATCACTTGAAGAATTTATAAGAACATCTTGTCTTTTTACATGACATTTCCTATCAGTCACTTAGTTTACCTTTGCATAAGAACTGAATTGCGCAGCAGCATATTATCCTAACAGTAGAAGTATTTGTAATAGTTTATGCACTTCTACGCATTGTAACAGATTCACCCATTTAGCCCTCCCAAACACATCATCTTGTAGAAGGTATGACAAAATATCAGTACTACTATAACAGCATGTCTGGCCAATACAACTGGAAAGGAGGGATTTGTAAGATATTTGATCCCCACtctcagggaaagaaaacttAAGTACTAAGAATTAATAGGGAAAGCTGCAAACAGTAGAAAAAGTAGAGGGAATCAGAGTTCTGAAACACCACACTATAAAGGTGCTTGTTTAAAGCCCCAGAAACCTCTCACCCACAAAAAACAGGGCAGAGACAGAAttccaggaaaagagaaattggATAAAACCAATATtgacaaaaaaaagtctggtttttgaaaaacaaaaggtttGAAACCAGAGCACAACACCCATCAAAACTGAAACAGCTCCCTGCATTTTGTCAGTGCTAGCTCTACTGCCACTCAATGCCAAATGGTAAAGCcagtaacaacagcaacaaaaacaaacaaacaaaaaaacacttaagaacaaagaaaacaaggagatAGCAAGTTACTAAACTACTACCATTGGCTAACAAAATCCTGGATAAACAATCCACAAGCCAACCTCCAGACTTTTACTCAAACTGTGAAAAAAACTAGTGTTTATCGGGGCATCATGAAATttacattaaatgaaaaatggagaaaagcagcacacaAACAGCACAGGAATACCACAATGCTAAGTTCTAACTTCACATTAGATCCCTAAAGTTTTAAAGGCTTTGTGCCACAGCTTAACCTAAGTAGCACAACATGAAGTACTATCTCACATTGCTATCAACACCAATCTCACGACCTTAAAACATCTGATGAAATTGGATGAAATGCACTGAGCGTGCCAGGTATTTGCTGTTGCAGCTATCAGAACCACAAAACAAGCATTGTAAAGTTGTAGGTTGCAGATTTCCTCCTCTAGTTTTCTGGAGTACTTAAACTTCAATGTCTAAGACTTACAAAGAACATACTCAGTATACTTTAGAACTCTTAAACTCGaagatataaaagaaataagattACAACACACTTCCTAACCAAGCAAATAAACTCTTGCATTTGTTACAGGAATGAGAAATTACATAGTGCTGTATTTGCtgtacatgaaaagaaaaaatacctgcATCTAGATTCAATTAGAGCAAGAACAGCCCAAGATTCTTCAtagcagggatttttttttctcctttgctgagATCCCACCAAGCAACTATGTGTTTTTTGAAGTTTGTCCTTCTTAGAAGTACTTTTATcaaaaaaagttactttcctATTGGAATCAAAGTAACTAAATCAAGTGCACTTCTTGATTTATACCTAAAAGGACAAGCCAAAATTACAACTAGGGACAAATGGTGTCATCTTAAGAACTGTCTTCCTTGGGGACCTGGAATTAACTATAAGCAATGAATAGTTGTAGGCAAACTGATTATTCCAGTGGTCTTGATAAACGAAGGAATAAGACCAACAGTTCTGCATTACTGTACATTTCATGGGTGCTTCAGAAGCTGTTTAGCTGTTGTTGCACAGTCCCCCCAACAATGTGATACAATATATGATAAGGTTTATCTTATCTccaataaatacataaataaggGTCATTAACCAAAGCCCTTTAAGATAAGCACTCAAAAAGGACAACATATACAGTGAGTTTTATACGCTTCAAGTAGCTCCAGAGAGCAAACATGTATGTGTTATGTATGTGTTTTACCAGGACTGGGCTGGAGAAGGAATTACCTAATGGAAGCTATGTGTTAAAACATGCCTTAGCTCAGAGCACTAAACGCAGAGCACTTAACGCAGAGCAGTACAGAACGGGTCATGTGAAGACCAGCTTTCAAGATCTAGTTCAGAATTTACTATTTCTTCACATGCAGCCACTTTTGTGTATTTCACTACACGGGAAGTGCACCCTAATCAGTTTCAGCAACAAGCTGGGCTCATAGCAAAACACTCAGGGGGCAGAGACAGACAATAGCATCCTCACCCACAGAGCTGCACCAGGCTTGAAAGGCAGGGGCCAGGAGAAGAAAACCACTAGCAGGTAACAGCAGTGGTTTTTATTCATGGGTCACAACGTATCAAGGCTATTCTGCTAGGGAGACACAGTATATACTGTTTTGGATACTTTTAATTTCCTGCCTGGCACTAGAACTATTCCAGACTTCACAGCattgcagaaaacatttgtagACACTGACATTGATTTTTCCAAATCCAAACTGtcacagaaagattaaaaaaacactgcCATCTGAAAGCAATAGAAGAGATCAAGTGCAACAGAACACAAAACTCAATGCTGTTTTAACTTTCCACCAGCAGGTCACATAGCCTAAAGCCACAGATACAGCAAAGGGCTGTGCGTGCACCGTGCCGAGCGAGGCGGGAGCTCGCTGTACGAGCAACTCTTCGCGCCCCTGCCTGGGAAGCAACACTGCGAGGTACGAGAACAGAGAGCAGGGTCCCGGTGGGGTTTGATGTGGGCGATGCCGAGCGGGGAAGGTTTGggttcttccccttccttttccgCTCCCCAGGCAAACGGAGCAGCTGGCAGGCCGGGCCAGCTCCAGGGAGCAGCGCCCTGCCGCACGGCCGGGAAGCGGAAAGCGAAAGGAAGCGGCTGCTCCGCAtcgcggccccgctgccgggaCTGCCCCGGCCCCATCCGAGGAGCAGACCGAGGGCGGAGCGCGGGGCGCCCCCTCTGGagccctcccggccccgcggcccgcagggggcggccgggcagctcctccgccgccccccggggccgcacagccccccgccgccgctcctTCCCCTCCGCCTGGGGctccccgggccgggccgggggcggccgtACCTGGTCAGACATGGCTCGGCCCCGGGGCGTGCGGCAGGCTCGGCTGGGCCGCTGCAGGCGCTCGGCTCCTTTCTCTGCCCGCAGCGCAAACACAGGCCGCGGCGCGGGCGGGATTTCCTGTGCGCCTGAGCTCACTTCCCGCACGGCCGCCCCACGGCtcctccccgcccgccgcccaCGAAAgcccccccgagccccgccGGCCTCCCCCGGGCTGCTCACGGCCCTCCGGGGCTGgtggcggggaggggagggcttCGCTCCACCGGCCGGCCcgaaaaaaaggcaggaaaaggatAATGGAACTGTAAAATAGCTCCGCAGAAAGAGGAGATGCGTGACCGCTAGGTAGGTTAGCTTTTTTTCGCTGGGCAGAGCACATCGAGCCACATGGCCTTCAATCTCCATTTACTGGGTTCTTCTGTAACAGCAGCCACTGGAGCAGCTGCACTTTGTTTCAGCGCTGCTGTGCCTCCCTGACTGAAAGACATGCTGCAAGTGTGACAGCGTCAGGAGATGCACCTTTGTTAGCCAGTGAAGCACTACGCAATGTTTAAACTTGtgtgaattaattttaagtaGAACTACTAAACTCaatcagaaataagaaaaaaaagtcagaaaacacACACTATACAAAGTTATAAAATTAAGATGACTTCTCTCTACAGCCTAGCAGGCAGGAAAGCCAAATTTGTTAATACTACACCAAGCTGACAGTAAAAGCAAATTATGAGTTCAAAAACACTATAGAAACCAACAAAGCAAACCATTTAAGGGCTTTAAAACAACATACAGTACTAAGTGAATTGAAAAGGACATacttaatattattataaacaTGGTTGCTACTCACAAATGAAGCCAGgtttaaaagcagaagagtGGCCTTACAGTGATATCACTACAGCCTCAGACACTATCATGAAACTTAAGCATAATTCTTAGATTTACTTGTTGTTCCGTACAGTACAGTCAGTAATAACAACTAAAGCTCCCATGACCTGGGGTTCAGTTACCTATCCCTATATATAACGTAAAAGCACAACAATGAAATCTGCATGCATGCTAAGTACCCACAATGCTGACTCTCTGCCCCTTCTTACTCACTGTGGTTACAGATATGTTACGTCCCCAGGGTACAAACCGTATTGGTGCAGTACCTGCAAAACTGGTCTCTGTTCAGCCCATAAGACACAGGCACGTCAACAGAATTCATAGTTTCATTTTTTAGCAACCTAAACACAACAGAGAACacgtttaaaaataaaaataacacttaaaaacaaacaaaaactacctAAGTCCCTTCCCCAAAAAGCCCAAAGCCCTTCTTGCTCCTACAGCCACCACCAAGCCTGCATTACTTCCTTTAATAACCTCGCTTAATTCTCAGGTGTAGTATCACTTCTCTAATTTCTCTCATTTGTAAGTAATGTCAAACAGCTGAAATCAATTATCATTTGCCTCTAGTAATTCAGATGGGAGTTTAACTTCCTTCTCCACAGCTGTGCATGCAGTTCAAGAGGCAAATGGTGTAGTATTTTTAAACCCATTGGCCTACCTATGCTGCACAAAGGCTCTCCGGTCTGTCGAAAACAGCTTTCCTAAAGCTGACCTTCAACCTACAACTGATCTGTAATCTCATAATAGCAGCGCAGGTGCTTGGGAGGGGTTAGTGCTGGTAAAAAGGATGAATACCATGTTCTAAGGGCCTCCCTGAGCCAGCAGTACTGAAGCAGTGCTTTAGAAGTAGAGAGAACCTGGAAATTGCCCTTTTAGCTGAATGCCACCTCTGTGGTAACGAGTTCCTGGACGTGGTTTGGTTACAGCGCGTACAGGGCCCGCTGCCGGCGCTCCGCAGCCGCTAGGGGGCAGCGGCGCCGCGCGCGCTCCCGCCCGCCACGTGTCTCGCGGGCGCGCGCGGCGCTTCCCCCGCCGGCGGGAGCGGTTCCGGCGGGGCCGCTGCCCCCgccccgcctcgccccgccccTTCCGCCGCGCTCCCGCTCAGGCCGCGGTTCGGGCCCGCGCTGCTCGCGCACGTGGCCGCGCCGCCAGTAGCCAGCCGGCAGCCGGCAGCATGCTGGTGCTGTTCGAGACCGCCGCCGGGTACGCCATCTTCAAGGTGCGGGCAGCTGCCGGGGGGCGAGCCGCGGGCGGGGTCCTGCGCCCAGACGGGAGGGGTCGGGGGCGGCCGTGCGGCCCGGCctggctcggctcggctcggccaCCCGCGTGGCCACGCGGGAGAACGGCGGAGCGGGCGGCGAAGGGGCCGTGGGTTGGGGCGTGTGAGGAGCAcctgaggtcccttggtttgctcagccccgagcagagcaggctgaggggaggcctcatggcggcctgcagctccctcacgaggggagcggaggggcaggcgctgagctctgctctctagtgaccagcaataggacctgaaggaatggcatggagctgggacaggggagggtcaggctgggggttagggaaaggttctgcgcccagagggtggtcgggcactgggacaggctcctcagggccGTGGTCACGGCATTGAGACTGCTGGAGCTCAAGGAGCGCTTGGACAACTCTCTTAGACACATGGTCAGATTTCTGTTTGCtcttgtgtggagccaggagctggactcagtGACCCTTCTGACCCCATCCAACTTGGGATGTTTTGTGGTTCTTTTCTGTGCCTTTACAGGAGGGGCTGAAAACAGCCCGTATTATAATCAGTGAAGCCAAAGTCGGCATAAAGCAATGGTAAGAGGAGAGAGATGCgcaaagagaaatgcagaagttcTGCAGAAGTGCTGCAGTAGCAGACGGGTGCAGATGTCAGCAGCTGGGGCATGGTGCCTGGCTGTGGTGCGTGTGCGAGGCAGCTAGAGGGCaccaggcagcaagcagcagagtTCACAAGCAGGCTTTAAACACTTCCTGTCTGAGAGAGCGGACTGCAAATGGTACCTAGCTTAGATAGCGATAGAGCTGGGAACCGTCTGCTGGATCTGAGCATacacagtattttattaaaatacatgttttgagACAGGCGTTGTTTTTCCATTCTCGTTCTGTTTGCAGTGCTAATGCCAGATATGGAGAGTCATAGCCACACTGCAGGTCTGCAGGGCAGCGAGAGCTCTCTTTTCTGAGACACAGTAGTTGCAAATTTATGTAGTTATATTTGTACATCCATCCTCTATCAAAGTATTCCCTGTAGAGTTTAgcttcagtttgcatttttcGTTTTTAAAGCAGCCTCTAGAGAtagttgctgctgctgttttgtttactttttaattatttgaggGCTGGATGGAATTTGGGCTTCTGAAACTCTAGAAATAGTTGTGGTCGCCCACTCCGATTTTCAGCAGTACCCACAGGTATCCATAGCTAGCATAACTGCTCTACCTTTATGTTTTGGTGGTCAAGTGCTGTTTTCCTCTCAAAACAGGGTAGGTCTCAGCTATTCTGTCATTGGTGTTGCTCCTATCGAAGAAACAAAGAGTctaaagagaaagggaaaatggtATAACCATGTTGTGGATCTCAGAGGGCTCTTCCCAATGAGTCTTGCTATCATGTGGTGCATAAAATGTCTGTAGGCAGCCATAATTTTTATATGCTAGCAACCTCAGTTTAGCAgcttgtatatatttttctctgtgtgtccACGTCTGTTCATAGAAGGTGACAATTCGGTCATCTTCGGGATAGAAAGGACAAACTGTAGCAAGGAGTCAACAGGCTGGGCAAAGGAAGATTTGCCCAAAGGTCTTTTAGTGCTTCAATGTCCTGTGAGAGATGAGTTACTGTGTTTACTTGCTCAACTActaattcagtttaaaaaatatggtTTTCTTTGATCTGTGTTCAAAAATCTGCAAGGGAGCAGAATCTTGTAATCCCTGGAAGGATTTTTTGCACTGCACTTAATCAAATTGCAGTTGTGTTGGATCTAAGTTgcagcaacaaaaccacaataTTTTTGACTGAGGTATTAAAGAACATAATGTTGTAAGGATCTTGCCCATGTTGTTCCCCTGAGCACTTTTCTAGGAATTTGCAGTACACTTGGCATTTTATGAAATGTGTGTAGGATCTAGGACTGTAATTGTTATTCTCCTGCTGTTTAATAGACTGAAAGGAGATCCCCTTTGACCAGAGCTGGGATTAAGCCATTGCAGCCTCTTAAGTAAATTTTGGCTCATTTGATTACTGAGCTGTGGTGAAAAAGTCATCTATCTAGAGACATCCCTCTTTCTTCCTTGAGTTAGCTCAAATTCATGACAATAACTTGTGGGATCACTCCTTCCTGTGAGGTGTCCCAGACATGTTTGTATTTtcccagagcagaggcaggttTGGTTTTGGGTCACTGGGGTTGTGAATGAGTCTTGTAGGTGGTAGAGCAATCCTGGTTTTGATAAACAAGGAGAGGGCTTTGCTTTGATGGTGCGGGTTCAGAAGAACCCAGCCATTATTGAGCAACTTCTGTAATGCAGTTGAAAGTAAATTCAATGCTGTAAATATTGTTGTATGCTGGATGGAATTATAAAGGTAAAGTTGCTGAGAGAGAATGGTGAAACTGGAAATCATGGTTGAATTAACTGAATCTGTTGAATTAACTTCCAGCAGTTGGGTATGCTATAAATCTGTTTCAGGTCTTCTGTGCTGAATGCAGGTCTGAAAATTGTTCAGAAGTGCTTTAAATATaactgtgttgttttgtttttgttttgtctacAGGTTCTTAATGAGAAAAAGCTCCAAGAAGTTGACAGTTTATGGAAAGAATTTGAAACtcctgaaaaagcaaacaaaatgtaagCAGCCTTATGTGGGGGTGGCAGCTTAGCTTTTGGAAGGACGCGACTGCCTGTGTAGTTCTGCATATCTGAGGTTCATAAAGAAgtattgattttcatttttcagtattttaaaacttaaaaggTGTGAGCAACAGTAATGTGAAATTAGATACTGAGACAAACTTTAGGTGCAATATCAGAGTGAGTGAAAGaaacatatatttgtttttcaacttGCAGTGTAATTTAGCCGCAGAAGCTATTACTATATACCACTGAAGCAAAAAGCTAAACAGTATTGTGGGGCGATTTGAATGTTTTGACAAGAATATGTGAGTTTGTAATGCTGAAACTGGCTGAAATAAGGTTTTTGTGCTCACAGgaaattattgaaataaataaaaaaaaaaaaaggtttaatcCATCTGAAACTAATAGCATGTGAATCCTGTAAATCGAGGGTTAGTCTTGTTGCCAATACCATCAGTGACTGTTAGTGCCGCTGAGCAGCTGCACGGGGGGTTGCGGTGTGTGGTGACCAAGCTGGCCTTTCTAGCAAATCATTCTGAGATTGGGAACAATGGTGAATTCCTGCCAAGTCCGTATAGGGTGTTTTTACTGGAAAACTTCTAACCAGCTCTGGTTAGAACAGATACCTCTGAACAAGCTATGCCTTGCGTTTCAGATTTACCCTGCTCTGGAGGAGTATTTAGAGGAGAGGACAGAATATCCCACATCCGTCAGTTTGTAGTGTTGTTAGTCTTGTCTTGGAAACATCATCTTGGCCCCTCGCTAGAGAGGATGTGGCTTCTAATGGATCTGTGCTCCGATTCAGTATTTCCGATACTGTATTTCGTGTGTTTATGAAAAGGCACCAAAATAAGCCTGGAGCTTTTGTTGGGCTTGAGTTCTTAGCTGTAGCATTCAGCTTTATCTGTGAccttgctgcttttgcagatACTTGACTCACAAAGAGCAGTGGTTAATCAGAACTGGATTAGTCAAATGCCTGTCCCTGACAAGGAATTTACTGGATTGTGATAGCTTCTTAACCTTAGCTCTAGGTATCAACACCACAGATTATGTGAGGGGGAGAAGGAACTTGAGCCTAAGGAGCTGGCACAGTATATTTAAACGCCGTTCATATGATTTTGGCTCCAGTCAGCAGTTTGGGCAtgaaagaattttctgtttgctagttgtttgttttaagctcAACTCAAAACTTGTGTTCTAACATATAATTAATTACAAGGGAGGATTTGAGGATTCACGGGCAATGCATGAGTTCACTTTTAATGTCTTTGAAAGTGTATTTGGTCGAAAAACAAGTTAAATCTGGGCTGCTCGCAGAGGCAGAAGGTTCCCTTTTGAAGATGAGTGGGAAGATAGTATCATCAGTCAGCAGTGACACCTACTTAATCAGGGTGCTGCTGTCTTGAAAATCAGATGGTTGGTATCTGTCCTTAATTATGAACTACAAATGAAAAAGTGGCTTAGGTTTTCTGATTGTGTTCATCTTAAATAGAAATACTAAATCAAAATTCCTCCTTGAAAACAAGCTTATGGGACGCAGCTGAAAAGTTACATCAGGTTTGGAGTTAATCAGCAGGTTTTGCTCTCCATtgctctccctccttttttGAGGGTCTGGATATtgatttcttgttcttttacAGTTCCTGTCTTGTCTGTAAGACTGCAGTAGTggtgacaggagaaaaaaagttaattctaGCATTTCTTTTATGTACATTTGTTTACacgtgtatttttttcttctgtagagTAAAGCTGAAACACTTTGAGAAGTTTCAGGACACAACAGAAGCTCTTGCTGGTAAGTGAGAGTTAATGCTGTTCttaccaaaaccaaacccaccACACTAGTTCATTCATTACTTGCCTCTgttcttgctctgtttttcctttgcttagTTTTTagttcatactttttttttttttcccaaaggcaactgtttttgttgttttgatgtCATCCACTCAGTCTGTAGTGTAGCAGAGACAtaatgaagtttgtttttttttattaccattATTGCCCAAGTAGTTTCCTGATGAGCATCATGTAGAAGTTGGACTGATGTATGTAGTCTGTTGTCAATGATGGATTCTTGTTGGAACTGAATGTAAGTGATACAAGTCAACATTTCGTCACTACCACTGAGACAACAGACAGATATCAGAGTACATATATTACAAATGCTCTTGTTTTATGGACATGTTgtgcctgtttttttcttgcaaaaaatGCTTGTATTGCACTTTAATGAATTTCAGCAGTTTATTGAATATAAGGCCTTCACTTTTTTTACTCTTTAAGCACTCAAATAACTTGACACTGCAGACTGGTTTGAACACAAATGATAAAAGAGCCAGCTAATCGTTCAGGGATGGCATGATTATTACTGCTGAATTCACTGTTACTGTATGACTTCTGTAAGTGTATGTTTAACATCACACTATCAAAGAAAGGATCT from Aythya fuligula isolate bAytFul2 chromosome 6, bAytFul2.pri, whole genome shotgun sequence harbors:
- the SUMO1 gene encoding small ubiquitin-related modifier 1, which codes for MSDQEAKPSAEDLGDKKEGEYIKLKVIGQDSSEIHFKVKMTTHLKKLKESYCQRQGVPMNSLRFLFEGQRITDNHTPKELGMEEEDVIEVYQEQTGGHSTV